One Apteryx mantelli isolate bAptMan1 chromosome 2, bAptMan1.hap1, whole genome shotgun sequence genomic window, TCCACTTTTAATGTTCATTAAAATCAAGTTCTTCTCCCTCTGCCCCATCAGGACATCAGGAATTTATAGAAAAATTTTGCTAGTCCTGGTTTTATACTGGGGCTAAACTGTACTTGAACAGACAGTGGATGTTGCTGCGATTCTGCTCACGCTTCTTGACTACAAGATAAATGTTACAAAAAGAAGGGCTTGTTTTGACTTTTCCTGGTGGCACATGGAACATGAAGTACCTTTGTAAGGCACTTCAGAGTTCAGTTTCACCATAGCCTTTCCCATATGCAACACCCAGAGAACTTCTGTTTCCTATTATAGCAGAGGTAGGTGGTTGGCACAGAGAGTAACTATGCCACTGGAGAATCATGTGTATTCAAAACAGTTCTTCCTACAAGGGGGCCATTCAAGGAATCTCTTGCTAGTTAACCATTCTAGCAGATCAAGAGTTTAGCCCTGTCTGCAATATAGGCTAATACATGCTTAATAACTTAGTAAAACATGTGCAAGTTAATGCTAGGTACAATGTTCATGTACAGCATACAACACTGGATATAGAGTCTTACCTTTATAAAAGAGTACCACTATCTTCTGAAAGGCTTTCATGAAGTGGATGTTGTCATAACAGTACTCCTGAACCTTCTGGAGAAGGATTAACTCCGACTGGCCTTGAGtgctgaagacagcaagcagGGGGGCATATTGCTGAAAGAGGGACAGGgtaaaaagcaaaatgcatgtCAATAtactggaaataaaataataataaaaacttttCTAATGTATGGTAGCATGAATTTCATCCCTGAAAAACAGTTTCACTGAAACCTAGAATTTACTTGCCAGCAGCATTTACCTAAATACATGCAATGCACATGCATAAAGATCCATGAGATTTTGTAAGATGTGCAGCACGCTGTGAATTAAATTTCAGCGCTATGTTTAGATAGAGCATTTTGTAAAATGAACTTATAAAGCTTATATGTTGAAGTACTGCTGCTTGTACATTTTACAAGATAGCATGCTACTGACTCAGGAATAATGTTTTTTCCATGTTCACAATGTAAGAAATTCAAGGATGAAGCTCCTGAAAATACAAATCTCCAGTCTCACAAGGATTTCAGAAGTCTTAAAGTAACAGAATAAAATTCAATTATTCCAGGTTAACTGTGATCAAATGTCATTAGTTTTTCTCATTATCACTGTGAGACTTTCACGATGACCTTTCCTTCGACAGAGAACCGTATTTTCAAAGCATGGTATTAAATGCTAATGATACTCTGACAAGACAGTAGCAGTACACTTCATTGTCTTTTCCAGGATGTTAGCATAAGTTTTAATTTTAAGAGTTTTCAATATGAGAAAAAATGCTTAACAAAaagaagcttttatttatttatttatttttaggagcAGCTACCTTTTTATCTTTTGTTATATTATTAAAGTCCctcaaaagaaaatgagagacCTTAATTCATGCACTCTTTTCTGAAAAGCTACCATGTTTTATTCATCTTTCCTATTTCCTTTGCTCTTATTAGTAGCTTTAGCCTGTAATGAGTCCAGCTAAGACTGCAATCTTAAAATTAAGCTAATATTAAAGGTTTTTTTCAGAGTCGAAGAGAAGACAAATTACCATTGGTCTTCAGAGCCACTGGATAGATATACTTTAATGTTACTATTTACATTGTTCTTGCATTGATCAGTTCAACCTTCTTCATAATATTCAGTGACATTGTCAGTTTGGTGTTTTTCAGCTGCATTTGTAGTGCCTTTATATAACGGAGTTCCAGTCTGTGACTAGGGCTCCTAACTGATGCAATCATAATGAAATACTAACCAGCAGCATTGATGCACCCATTCTTAAAATGTTAGGACTTTTTTTTATGAGGAACTAATTCCTGAAGTTTTTACTTAACATGTCCACTGGAAAAACTATTAATAtggatgaaaataaaataaaacttgaaaGGTTCGTCCAGAATATCTTTTACAAAATAATTATCAGCTACTAATTTACAGAAAGGGAGAGCAAGAAATCACATAGTAACTGTCCTAACAGCCAGCTAGGAAGGCAGAATACATCATTAGTTTTGGAAGAAACTCTTTTGCATAATTAACTATGAAAAATGACTAGAAAGTAGCTAACATTAGCAATTAGTTTTTCATTTCCCTCATGTattgacaggcgccacacaggcaggCGTGGGACTccagatggtgcagcccatagaagaggggtttgctctgggagCTCCCCAAGAGTTAACATACCCCAGGTGCACCACGGCTGGcaccaccacactgtggggttgctgtagcctgggggcacaccctcCACCGACTCCATCATTGACAAGACTAGataaaggagaagtgacaccgcagacccacaccgtaaacatctaggtgctgtggagcCATTCCCCACCCAGAATGACCAGTTCATGGGCTCATTATTACCAACTGAGCAGTGCCATGGGCTGAGCACTGGGTCACCTGCTGATGTGCACGCTGGTATTGGTATAGCTGTGGGCTGGCATTGCTCTAACCGGGCATAAAAGAGAGTCAACCACATATGCTTATGGGGACTCGGACCCAcggtcagctggcctgtggacccAAGGACCCACCCGTCAGTGGGGATGCCCCCGATGTCAACAGCATGGTGAGGAGAAACCAGGGAAaactataccagaggggtggcccataaggggcGAGAGCAGTCACTATACTGTGCGCCCGTTGCTTGAGAATCTGGGGAAaactataccagaggggtggccctcGAGGAAAGGGCAAGAGCAGTCACTGTACCTGCACCTGTGAttgaactgtagagctctgatatgtatctATATTTTCAGtattgttatatttctagctctgCTACActgttagctttgttataacctcttagctctaataaattctcacacttgacaaatgatgatctctcaagttcagtgcaactaacccCAGAATCCGAAAGAATCCCCTAGGCCCCTCTAGTGGTGTGTCACAAGGTATAAACACATCTTTAGAAACAATGTTATTTTTTTGACACAGCACTGCAACACTTAGACTATCAAGATTCTCTCTTACCTTCAGCCCTTTAAACTAATATTTCGTGCCTTGgtacttcttttcttttcaccGAGTTCCTAACAATGCAAGTTATTAAAAGGAGTCTAATGACTTCAAGAGACTGGCGCCTAGATGTCACAGTGCTGAAAATTATGCTTTGTCAAAGTTATCTGTTAGATCCAGTCATACAAGAATAAATCACATCACCTGTCATGTTCCACTTTAAGTATGTGATTATATGCATACTGACTTGCATCATCAAGGCAAAAAAACTCCAGATTGTTTCAGGACATGTCCACACACAGGAGGACACAGGGACTAGGCTTTGTGCCATGCTAATACAGTTACATGACTTCTGGAATCAGGTCACACACCTGGTCAGCTTGGAGTCCAGAGGAAGCCAAGATCTGTCTATACCTATCCATAGAGATAGGATATGAATTGGAAAGACTGTTCATTTTTGAACACTGAAATGTAAAGAAGAGGCTGGAGAATTCTACATTTCTATTTCTGTTGCTTCTGTTAAAATCTTACCTGTAAGTGCAAATACTAAATACCCCATACAAATTTGTCATCTGTTTTTAAGCAGTGGACGTAAATATAAAGACGTGTATCTTATTTAGGCAAGATGACTTGCTTGATTCAGTGGGGTTACACACATGGCTATGGACTATTCAGTAAGTGAGATCTGTAGGACAAGGCATCAAGTCAACAGTACTAGACAATAAACCTAAAGGGATACAACACAAGTGATATGATCAATTACCATAttgaaagaacaagaaaacaatGTTCCTTTTCGTTTTGTAAACTATCCCATCTTTCTACTGCTATTTGGGTCCCTACAGCTGGAGAAGATTTCAAGGTCTGCATTCCCTTTTATCATTAAGGACTATACAAGATCCCAAACAACTATGTTTTTAGTGTGACACATGTCTCTCTTGGGAAACCAAATTCAGATGAAAGGATCAGCAACAGTAGGAGCTAAACCAACATGGGAACTTCAAGTATGGAGAGGCATCCAATATGAAGAGGAAAGGAATTCTGACCATGCTCAAAATCCATTCATCATAAAGAATAAGGTACAGAATGTCTTTGGGCAATCTTTGCAGTGCAAGCTGTGAGGAAGAATTCTCTTGCTCACGGTTTACCAGAGGACTAATTTGTAGAGTCTCTCTGCCTCTGTTCTCAGTTCAAATGTCTTACACTGTACAATTCTTCCAAACTTTGCTGATGAATACCAACCATAACAATGACTTCTGATGTCTCAGCATCATTCCTTTTCCAAGGTTATGAGAGCTTTTGTACCACTATTAACTGTGATCCAGCAATTTGTCATCACTTAGCAAACTACGACCTGAACTTCTACGCATTCAGTTCTCTTATCGACGAATATCCACCAGGAGAGTATTCTGGACTGGAGAATAACCATGCTTACAGCGCAcaagctctcagccagctctaTGCAGAACCAGCTCTTGACTCGTTAGTTGAGAAGTACCTACCCAGCTCTCACAGTCAGCTTAGGCAGGAAACATTTTCACACAGATTGAGCTAAGCAGCCATGCAAGATCTATGCAAAGCCAGCACAGGTGCCGCCTCACCATGCCCTCAAAACTTCTTTGCCTCTGGCAAAGACATTGCAAAAACAGTTCCAGCAGGGTTACTAGTCAGGTATGAGCAGAGCTGGTTCTCAACATTTGCTTAGCATTGTGGCCAAGGCAGGAAGCCTCTCAGAGTCCACAGTACTGGAAAGCATAATGCAGAGATGCTTAAGCTATGACCACCTCACTTTGACCTAGTTCTCTGCATTGCATGCCTCAGGGGATCCTATAGTACTCAATAATCTGAACTTTTCACTTTTGCATTACCTTGTCTAAAGGGGAACAGACTATACACAATATATTCCAATACTTTGGTATCAGTATTAGCCCTCAAGACCCTATATCTTCTGGATTTAAAGGTGTAAAAACTTGACAGCTATAGAATGTATTCTGTTAAATTGACAGCAGCCCTTCCCCTCTTCACCCACGCACACACCTTCAGATGTTTAAGAGCTTGCTCTGCAACCAGCTCTTCCTTCTTGTTCCACTCCACAGCATTCATTACACAGGTCCAGAGGAGACCAATCACTGCTGGCTCTGGCAgctcatttcttttcatttcttcttttacaTAAAGCACTACCTGGAGCAGGAAATAAACTGCTGTCTTACACAATATTTCCAGTCAACTCTGACTTATCAAATATTTGCAGTCATTTACAAGTACAAGTACCACCACAATATAGAGATAATAAGAAACAaaattagaataataataataaaaaggaagcatttagCATGTTTTTATTCAGCAACACTACTGTTACTTGGCTACAAGTTTTCTCCCTCCCATCCACCCTAGCAGTTAACAGTTAACTAAAATGCATTCTCATCGAGGACACCGGGACACAAAAATAATCAACTGCACTTGAAAATCCAGAGGGCGTTTTGTTGTTTTAGTCTTTTGAAAGCAGAGTGAACTGATGAATAAATTAAGATAACTTAAAGAAAATCGGAAGAAACCTATAAGGCACCTACATCTGATCCTCTCTACCTACTGTTTATTTAAGTCTTTGACTATGATTatataaacaaacatttttaaaaacagtctttACCTCTTTAATTGGGCATTCCTGAGAGAGACGTTCTTGTAGTTCTTTCTGAAGTTCTTTACGAGTCCCCAGTGACTGCTGAACTCTAAGGAAATCCGAGAGCTCTTTTAGACCTGCATCAGTAAAATACTTGGCAAAATGATCCACATTCTGCCGGTTGGCTGGAAATAGTTCCTAAAAGACAGAAATGCTCTCTGTTAAATAAACAGCTAATTATTCTTTCTTGATAGAGCAGAACGtatattttttaagaatgaaCTCCATTAGCCACCTGTTAttgcacttttaaaaaaaaaaaaaagctcagtgaTTGTATTAACACTGGAAAAGTCAACACTTCATTCACGTTGCTGTGTTTCAttgaaggagggggggaaaatgaATATTCAGTTATGCAAAAAACTTAACACCCTCTCTACATTAAGTGCATATACTCATTAATAGTTGTGAATTTAAGATGTCACTCAAAACAACAACTCTTAGAGGCATTATACCTTTTCCAAATTCCAAGAATATTCTAGAAGATGGTAAAGCCATTACATGTTCACCACATTCACTATGCCCTCCAAGTGTTTCTACatttaccttttaaaatattagcaATATATAACTGGTTCAGGCACCCCAGCCTAATATCACTACTCTGTTAAATCTGGTCTAATGAACCATTTCAAAATTTTTGTGATAAAAGATCAAAATTTGTTATGTAAACTGTTAGCATTACCTCATCTAGGCATGTGAGACTGCTTATGACTTCTAATTCAAAGACACTGTAAATCTATGACTTATGAAAAATCTAGCTACTGAGAAAAGTTAAAATGATTCTTAAAAATTGCTACAACTAATACCCCAGCTTGGCAAGGATTCAATGGTATTTGCTTACAAGCCAAGTCTTGGTGTCTAAAAGAATGATTTGTGGTCTGGataggcatatatatatacacacacacacacatatatgtgtatacatatatgtatgtgtatatatatatacacatatatgtacacacacatatatataaaaaacaaagaaactgcaGTCCTTCAATCTGTTTACTTTCTGAAAAGCAGATTAAGAAGAAACTTTCATCAAGGCATCTGTGCTAGGCAACATCATCTGATACTTGATGGCTTTTTAATATAGCAGCATAATGAGAGTAAAACAGCTGAAGGCTTTAGTCAGTAAAGTTTGAAACAGAAATAAGATACAGTtagctttatttttcctctctaataaACAGTTTAATTAGCCAGTTTCCCAGCTATGTGGCAAATTCTTTATCATTTGGATTCTTAAAATCATACGAATTGAAGAGATGAAGGGGTGCAGAaggatgttttgtttttgaaagattcTTCTCTAAATATAAATTGAGGCAGAAACAGGAAATACCGGTGAAACTCTCTGGGTGGTACTACACAGGATGTAGCATGTTGCATTGGATTACCACAGCAAtctttttaagaattaaaaaaaaagatatattgatCTTCAGACCTTCAGAAAGACAGTAGGAGTGAAAGGCACCCAACATATTGCTGCATATTCAAATATACTCTAAACACCTCAGGCCATTGCTATAAACCCAGGACACAAGCTTGAGTAAAAAGGCTGAAAGCTTTCCTGCATTGCTCCTAGTAGCTCTGCTGTCATCACCATAAGACCATTTAACTTACTCAAGTGGCCATACTGTGGGAAAATTAGCTTATTGCACTATCTCTATACTATTTAAACACTTGCATCAGAAAGCTACATTCTGATCATTTGTGATAACACACACCCTTTATATTGAATTATATACAaaggtaaaatatatttcaaaaaaataaaagccttcaCACACAGTTGCTGGTGATGTGTGGTTTATTAGCACCTGTTagagaaaaaacatttaattaaTTTCTGAGCCCCTTATATATAAATGCCTTTCAGAAGGCATTTAACTACAGAAAAACAGAGACAGAATGGAAAAACATGTGATATTTAATTCTCCTGAACCTGTATCAGTGCCACAGCCATAACAATATTGCCatgattcaaaatatttaaaaaatgctaaaGGAGTCTAAGAGGGAGTTAACATGCCTACAGGAAACTatcatttgaattttattttcttcctttcctcaatGACAAACAAGAATATCTGAAAATATATAGTACTTACTAGCAATCTTTTATCTAGGTTGGCTTTTCTTAAAGCAGAGGTAACAGAATTGGCATCTTTCTCTGCCATCCATGCTTTAAAAAGCTTTACAGCAAAAGAAGCTGCAATCCCTgtttgagaaaaacagaaaacatgcttCAGCAATTTTCAACATGGTTACAAGAATTTAATATGGAACAAGAATACATTTTATGACCACAGGAACAAACACGTAGAGCTGAAgtgtacatttttttccttaatgcagTATTAACTTTTTCAAGTACGTTACATTGTTCGAAAATCTTCTCATTCTGTTCTACCCCTCTACATTCAACTTTTCAAAGaccttcctttctgcttttccttcaattgttttttccttcctctgtaaTTTACAGTCCAggccaaatgcaaaacaaaaaattctgaaTTAAATCAGTTAGGAAATGAAGGCAGGAAATAGAGACTAGTCAGGAATAAGAACTGAAAGACTTACTAAAAACCCCTTTGAATTAGGTAAGTCCTGGACTTACTAAACTTTAAGGTTACTGATTGTACCACATCCTTCTAGGAGGTATTTAGTAGCTGGTAGGACCATGCAAATACTATTTAAAGGGGAAGAAGCTCCTTCCGAGACACAACATAGTGTTCTGCATTGTTAGAGCTCTACTTCAGTTAGTCATAGCTTTACCAACGGAGGTATAAGCCCTGAGCTCCATATCTCTTTCCCTCCAACACGCTTCCCTAGAGTGGCGCCACCGCATCTCTTCTgctactcagccacaagtggcaagTGCAGGGCCCGGGAAG contains:
- the BZW2 gene encoding eIF5-mimic protein 1 isoform X3, yielding MLAPGGTRIDDNDKTKMTNHCVFFADEDHDAIRNYAQVFNKLIRRYKYLEKAFEEEIKKLLLFLKAFSETEQTKLAMLSGILLANGTLPATILTSLFTDNIVKEGIAASFAVKLFKAWMAEKDANSVTSALRKANLDKRLLELFPANRQNVDHFAKYFTDAGLKELSDFLRVQQSLGTRKELQKELQERLSQECPIKEVVLYVKEEMKRNELPEPAVIGLLWTCVMNAVEWNKKEELVAEQALKHLKQYAPLLAVFSTQGQSELILLQKVQEYCYDNIHFMKAFQKIVVLFYKADVLSEEAILKWYKEAHVAKGKSVFLDQMKKFVEWLQNAEEESESEGEEN
- the BZW2 gene encoding eIF5-mimic protein 1 isoform X2; amino-acid sequence: MNKNQKPVLTGQRFKTRKRAPGGTRIDDNDKTKMTNHCVFFADEDHDAIRNYAQVFNKLIRRYKYLEKAFEEEIKKLLLFLKAFSETEQTKLAMLSGILLANGTLPATILTSLFTDNIVKEGIAASFAVKLFKAWMAEKDANSVTSALRKANLDKRLLELFPANRQNVDHFAKYFTDAGLKELSDFLRVQQSLGTRKELQKELQERLSQECPIKEVVLYVKEEMKRNELPEPAVIGLLWTCVMNAVEWNKKEELVAEQALKHLKQYAPLLAVFSTQGQSELILLQKVQEYCYDNIHFMKAFQKIVVLFYKADVLSEEAILKWYKEAHVAKGKSVFLDQMKKFVEWLQNAEEESESEGEEN